DNA sequence from the Scophthalmus maximus strain ysfricsl-2021 chromosome 1, ASM2237912v1, whole genome shotgun sequence genome:
tgtgtgtgtgtgtgtgtgtgtgtgtgtgtgtgtgtgtgtgtacctgaatACCTGCGTATTTGTGCCATATCTGCATGAGACTGTTCACTGCATGTACAATCCATTACAATCTGTGAGCGTCTGTATCTGACAGTCTGTggatgcctctgtgtgtgtgtgtgtgtgtgtgtgtgtgtgtgtgtgtgtgtgtgtgtgtgtgtgtgtgtgtgtgtgtgtgtgaggaagagtATTCCCTGGGCTGCTAGTTATAATGTTTCTGGGGGTGATGGGGGGAACTTGAAAGCCCTGCGCTGCCCAAATCAAAACTAACAAGGAAATGATGGGGGctcctttatctcctctctgGCCTGGGGGGCCGAGGGGGGCGAGAACAGGAgactggggagggagggaaagaagaggaggagggagagggggaggagaggggagggggggggcagcctgGCTTCCTctttgatttgtaaaaaatgCATTACCTCCGAAATCAAACGGAAAATTACTGCGCCGaatcaaaacacacagagcaggagcgagggagggagagagagagagagagagagagagagagagagagagagagagagagagagagagagagagagagagagagagagagagagagagagagagagagggagatggagatggagatgggtGGGGCatgagggaggggaaggggagaacACGGTGGataggtgtgtatgtgtgagtagGAAGGAGGTgggaaagaggaaaggaggatTCACCTGTAAAGATATGCTGTCAGATCGGAAAAGGAAGGATGGGTATAGATTAGAGGCAAGTGCGTAGGTGGTACGAGAGGTAGCCGGAGAGACCCCGACAGAGcgcatatatataatatcattcTCCGAGGAGACGAGCCTATACATGCCACAAGAATATGGAAAATGGAAGAGATGATGCAGTACTGATGACCTGCAGCCCACAGGGAAGAGGAGACTTATAGATTACTACCTCAAACACAAAGAATATCTTAGTTTTTAAAGACTCACACTGATCCCTGCAGAGGCCTTCAGTCGGATGAGCGAGCCAGACATTAGCATTTTAATGGAAGGATGTGTGTTTTGAAACGGAGCCGTTTCTAAATGAGCGAAGGCCAATGTGCGATTTGATATCCCGCTGGTTCACCGAATACAAAATGATCTCGGTTACAGGcagaatctctttttttttttttgtagaatccCACGTGAAAGTGAACCGCTTTCGTGTGAAGATATGAGTTGTGGTCGTTATTTGAACCCTCACGATAACTTTGTCTCATTATGGGAAAGTCAGTGCAGGCGTCGACTCGACAcaagacggagagaagaggatgaaaaaagaGGGAGTGGTAACATGAAGGatagggaagaaaaaaaatatgtgagtGAGATAGGATGAATGCCAACTCTATACTTGAAGACAGAAAGGAGCAGCCTGAGAACaagaaagatgaagagagggaggagagagcgagaggggccACAATCCAAAGGCTGGGAGCAGGgtgagagcgagcgagggatggatggatagaaagaGAGGGCTGgccagagagtgagtgagtgagagagagagtgagaaatgCCTGGAGTTAGCAATAATAATTTATACAAACACACCTTAATAATTCACGTTCCATTTCAATGCTGGAGGGAAAAATCCCAAATTCACAGAGCATAATTAAATAGAGGCAGAGAGTGAGGGGAGCGATGGAGAGGCCGGTGTTAAAGATACCAATGTAGCAGCGGGACATCTCTTCCATCTGAGCTTTGTAAAACAACCCTGATGAAACTGTGATATCCAAACTAGATCCCGTCTCAGAGTTGGCCCGCTCGTCAGGAATCCCCTCACCTTCTCCGGTCATCAGGCGTCTGTTTGCATTTAATTCGGAGGGCGTTATCGCTGTTATCTGTCAAATTTAAACAAAGCAAACCGACGACGCCTCCCTCAatcacacgtgcgcacacacacaccgtgacgGTTTGCGCTGCGTTCAGGTCACTTGTTGGCCATTTAAAAGAGGCACTAAGTGATGCGGAGCAGTAGAAATGAGCATATTACTTTAAGCCTccgtgcacacactcacacacacacacctgtggtgCCCAGTTGGTGTGGTCGGAATCCGAATAGTGCAAAATGACAGTTGAGCTTCAACTTCTATTTCATGCCGTTTCGTACACCTgctacatttcagaggaaaatgtttcactttttacTCCTCGACACTTTCTGACAACTACTGTCACTATTTCTTTGCAGATCaagatttttttacattcaaataaaataaacgtgCTTGTCAAATATTATGCATTGCTATAGATTTTTGactgatttttgattttttttagatccATTTTGACTGCATaatgcattttcaaacattaaatatattgtatattatgtATATTTGATGGCATCTTGCAGGATATATTTCTACGTGATTTTACTGCTGCTCTCACTTAGTGcaatatttacataatttacAGTTTACAATCACTTTATGTCAGTGTAGTGGTTGTTGAAGTTTTTGTCCTAAATTCTTacatatgcaaacacagaacTTTGCGGCCACAAAAACTGTTCTTTCCTGCAACACAACTCAAATTATCCAACCAGGAAAAGTcagcaaattaaatatattttacgAAAAGTATAGTCCTTAATAAATCGTGTAAACGTGACCCTTAGTGGTCGTGACCCTGAACATAACTTTGCACAGAGATTTAATACATAGTTTAACTCTGAAAAACATCACTCTGGAATAACTGATACATATTAGATATTTTTTGGTATAATATGACTCAACTTTGACTTGCGCTTCAAAAGTCTATTTAATTCCTCCTGTTGAATGTCCACCCTGTTGCATCAGATACAGCCTCGGGTGACCACATAAGATTACATCCATCAAACACCTGATCGCTGCcaaaaacatatgaaacataACCGCGCCATATTTCACATCGATTTAAGGTATGTGTGTGAACTCGAAGTGCGCCTTTAGACACTTATGCAATACCTCCATTTTCAACAAAGTTTACACTCTTCAACTTCAGCTCAGGAACACATGCCTGCTGGGGAGCCGACTTTGGCTTTCGCAAATACTTTTCTATGAATTGCCATTTCGTGTtcatttaattgtgtttgttttttttactttctttctcatctgtgccgtttctttgttttgttacaGGTGTTGTGGAGGCATGGACTGTAACTGCGTCAGTGATCTGCTGCTCCCCCCGGTGCCGGCACTCTGGACACCAGGTCAGTCCCACGGTCCTACTCAGATGACCTTTATCTGTTGTGATAGGCTTGAAGTTTTAATTTAAGGGGGGAAGAAGTGCTCGTGCATGAGCAGAAATCTTTAAACATTCCCTTTCATTTCGACCCAGGTCAAGTGTGTAAGTTGGATGAAACCGGACaaccaaaaaaagcaaatatatgttgtaaaaatatctgaaatatcCCCATCGTGATCCAAATcacatgttaaaatgaatgtataaaaGATTAAATCATACACACGCACTTTGCTGAACAAAATGTGTCTCTGTTGGTGGTAATTGGTTGTATGTCCAATATTTTTACAAGGCTAGTTGGTGTGAGTTTCACTTTTgggatgagtaaaaaaaaaagcctactTAACTCCATCAGTGGTGTGCATACAGTCGGCTTTTAGAATTCAGACTCGTGCCGCATCCATCAGATCTCTCCCAGCGAGCTGTCATCATCCAACTGACCAATCTGTTCAGGCTAGAGGGCATTAGCGCAGAATAACATTGCTCAAGGCACGTGCTGTGATATTAAACACATCATCCCTCACCTCCATCACTCATCAGTCATTCAGACAGtaggcaaccccccccccctcccatcctctccacccctccccacccccttccCGTGAGCAACGGGACAAACGACAGGCCCCGGTCTCATCCTCcgctctttcctcctccctctgcccagGGTTCGCCTTCCCGGACTGGGCCTACAAGCCTGAGTCGAGCCCCGGGTCCAGGCAGATCCAGCTGTGGCACTTcatcctggagctgctgcagaaggAGGAGTACCAGGGGGTGATCGCCTGGCAGGGGGACTACGGCGAGTTCGTCATCAAGGACCCCGACGAGGTGGCCCGACTGTGGGGGATCAGGAAGTGCAAACCTCACATGAACTACGACAAGCTGAGCAGGGCACTGAGgtgagacaagaaaaaaacatcattacGCCGGGCGCGTTTGgcgtctgtgcatgtgtttgcaccCGATGTGCTGAATGTCAAGCAATTACACTGTTTGTATCAGATAAAGATGTTTATCACGTTTACTGCGGTTTGCGTGGATTGTTTACTCTCCTCTGAGTCCTCACTTATGTGTCTCACTCTCCATGTTGGTAAAAAATTGGAAAGATGAAAGTGGGACTTTTTCCTAATGTCAATACCCTCAATTTCTGGTTATCTGCGGACGCCCTAATGGAAAAGTTCACCATTGAGCtgccaaatgaaaaaataaataaaaaattcaatagGGATTTCAAAGTCAAGCCCCAGTCTGAAATTGCTCGGACTCTTCAGAACAGGGAAACTGCTGAAGGTGATTAAAACAATAATGTTCACACTCCAGTCCTTCAGCATCTTACGCCCCCAACCACACATTTTCTTATGCAAATACACGGCACCCCAACTTGTTCTccaaccccaccccccttcccctccttctGCTTTCCTTTGGCCTCTTTTTAATGGGGGCTGTCGTCGGAGTCTAATTGTTATGAATTGGCTGGGGCCACAATTAGCCTTCTTAATTAGCCTCACTTAATTGCTCAATTAAGGGCCACGGCACAATTGCCACgcaaagcaaaacacacacacaccatcacgcCGAGTGCAGCCACCGTGGATACATGCTGATATGTACACGCTGCCGTGTTTGTTGATATGGTGCAATCTGCATAATGAGGCCTGCTCAACAGTATTTACTGCTGAGGTTGTCTAATGTCGCTTGGCGCACTTACTGCGGTCACTTCCAAACAGAGAAATCTAAGCACAGAATTAACACGAGATAAAATGTCCGCAAGTTTTTCCCAGCAACccctcccccaaccccccacccactACTTCACCTGAGCCAGATGGCTCCATGTTTTGCCTCTGCTGCCGATCAACCTGGCATCCTGGCAGACTTGAACACTGTGACACCTCAGTGGGTGGCACAGGAAACTGGCATGACGGCGGCTCGACGTGCCCAGCGGGAGACACCTGAGGTCGTCGCCATGGAGACGACTCCTCCTTGCAAATGTGCTTTGCTGCTGGAAACAGTGGCCTCTGCGTCATTCACGCGTTTCACTTTCAGAGTCCCAACTGCCTCCGATGATTCAAATTAAATACCAGgatgaaaacactgctcctcGTCAAACATCTCATTCTGATATtaagtcaattattttctctttaacagtaaaaaatacaaaaaaactattcTGTTGATCTGAATTAAatcaatttctttattttgtacttcatggaactttttttcttttaaggcaACGATAATTTTCAGGATCCCAATATCTTTCCATTCACTTTGATATTTAATCATggtataataatatacaatgaTGTATAATAACCCATAATATTTTGGGTGATTGATTAATAGTCTTGTGCATGCTGAAaggattgtttttgttattgttgttgttctgtagttttttaaatgttgtatgtGAAGGTCCTCAGACACTCAAAGGGATTCAGGAATTTGGCTTTTTGTCTGATATGAGCTGAATAAAATTTCCCTTTAAAGCACCATACTATATTGAATGGAGGCAGGTCGACATGAATTGATttgaggaaggaggagatgaataaaaacagtggGAAATCAGCATAGCTCTCGCCCCGCAGCGCTGGAGTTGTTTACTTATCCTCTTCTGTTAGCGATGAAATACAAAACCTTGATGTGAGCATTATATTAATCTTCCCCTActcttttaattttcctttatcctcttccttttccctttatCCTTTATACCCCCAACTCCATCCCTGCTTCAatatcctctcctctttcttttgcaGGTATTATTACAACAAGCGCATTTTGCACAAGACCAAAGGGAAACGTTTCACCTACAAGTTTAACTTCAGCAAGGTCGTGCTGGTGAACTACCCCATCCTGGACATGGCCAACTCCCCCTTCTTTCTGGCCCAGAATCACTTCAACGGGAACTCGGCCACACCGGACTGCACCCCAGAGGTACGGAGGGTTGGGCGGGAGGAAACTAGATGGATAgattttgatttatattttgagATAACTGCGAGATGCTGCACTATCTGCATAAAAATGCAGATAGTGCAGCATCAGTCATGtataaaatgaacattaatTTACAGCCTAACACATCTGGGTAATGAGACTgatatataaattataatttttttattttattttgctataTGACAGTGGATATTAAGAAATTGGTATTTAGATTCACAtagaataaaaagaagagaaacctgcaccaaacaaaaaaatcacaagacaGCTTTTCTATTAATAGTGATCTAATTCAACTGAATGTTTTTGATAAGCTCCTGCtgtgcatttgattttttttatagaaaggATGGATTTCATGATATCTCATGTACACTGtctcaaacaaaaatgttctaATTAAGTTGATAAAGACTGTTATGACTTTACTTGCAGGCCTGTTAAACTGCTCAGGTAttaagaggaaataaaacaatgaagacATCCGTTTGAATGTTTCTGCGCTAATTTAAGGACTAAAgcctcacaatttttttctgtatacTCAATTTTTTAACGTAGGTGTAAGTGTTcagataatttcattttgaacaacTAACGTCCTATAAAAATGCGCGTAACTTTAAAGTACAGTAAGTGAgaatcatccatcatctgtctgtGCCATCTTTAAGACGGGATAAGGACAGAGCGACTCTGAAGACGACAGTGGAGGGGGGGGTTTAACTTGTCCTTAAAACAAAAGGAGACGTTatcccatccctctctcatccccgTCTCCGATGGCGTATCCATCTGTCATcgattgaaaatgaaagaaatagaaaGCAAAGGGGTCGCGTCAGATCAGATCAATGGCGGGTCATTAATGCGGTTTGTTAAGCAACGCAGATCTCGCAGCTTGGGAGTACAGTCTCGCCTTTCAAACTTGGAGCTGTGAGGTGACAGATACTATTGATCCACAGTCCTTGTAGGGGGAGAACAAAAAATCCCCCTTTGTCCCCTTGATTCCTGAGATTCAACtgttccatttatttatttttttaccttgtctccctctccttcacatattttacacacccacacacacacacacacacacacacacacacacacacacacacacacacacacacagctgccctACATCCTGAATGGATGTCATTTTCCTCAGATCTCAGTCCTATTCGTCCTGTGTCCCTGCACACAAACTGGGGCCAcaatccctctctcttctcgtcGTTTATCCTTTGTGCCCACGGTCTTAATCGCTGGTCTCCGTTTGACTCTGTACTCTTCCTGTCTTTGAGTCTCTGAGCCTCCGCGTCCTCCCACCTCCCTTTTTGCCCCGACTCCCATGGCGTCCCGTTTTATCCTGCCCTTGCTGCGACTGTGTCACCGTTTGCATCACACTCCATTCGGCGCCGCTGTCAACATGTGACTTCACTCCGCGGTCGCACAAGCAGCACCACGCGTTGGGATTTGTAGGAATACATGTGCTTTATTtaggaagttgtttttgtggCACTTGCTCATTTCTGAAACATTTGTcccttgtctctctccttctctttcttgttttattttatctcccTCTTTGTTCCCCAGGCCATACAGTCCCTGTTTCCCCGTTTGCCAGACTCCGGCAGAGGAACATCCCTGTTTGATCGAGGGACCACGGCACCGGGGCCTGAGGGAGACAAGCTAAGACTGGACACATTCCCTTTCCTCAGTTCAGGtgagctgacaggaggagaaaactTGGTCAGAAACTTTTAAGtgccagtgaaaaaaaataggaatcTTTTAGTATCCCGGGGACAAAGCCGACTtcgtgaggaaaaaaagacagcttgTGAGGGTGTGTGTTAGGTGTGTGGGCAGAGAGAGTAGACACTCTtagacaaagggaggaggagaaggaagtgaagaggGACAGTAGCAGAGTGGAGAAAGGAATGAGGATATAGAGAGGCATGAGCATTTATTGTTAAAGGAAATAAGAGAGATTGTTTTCCCAGTGCTCTGCACAGTGAGGCTGCGCTTCAGGTGAGACGGGGCCAGGTCAGCTTGTGAATTATGTATATGAGCAGCGGTCAGAAGCAGGTTGAAGGCTGGAGAAGTCgtccacatttttttcagcgCGACCGTTCGCATTTTGTCCCTCAACTAAATGCATCGTGGATTTACACATGCGAGGCTGACGATACGTACAGAATGTTAACAATGTctgcctttgtttgttttattgcgCGCTCTGTATGTGCATCACAATGTGTATGTATAGAGCTAGAGAGGTAGTatgtaaacagacacacacacacacacacacatgcagtcttCATCACACAACtcgcctcccccctccaccccagcCCTCCCCACTCGCTGTTTGTCCTCAGGTCCTAtacccccccttccccttctcaccctcctctccctcccatgTGTCCCCGCTGTCCTAATCCCTTCCCAGGCAGGAAGGCCCTAATTGAGGGTGCAGGCTTCAGTTTGTGGCCTGTGGGCACCCATTACTGTGTTTTCATAAGCAAGTGAGGCCTGCCTGACTGATTCAATATTCATGTGTCTGCCAGCTACTCCTGGCCCAGCACGCAGAGACTTCACCACTGTCAAATTAGCCCTGCATAGTAAATAACgcagtgaaagagggagagagggagagactgggagagagagagaaagagagagaatctTTGAGTTGGTTGTCAGTTGGAAGGAAGTACACTAGGTTGAGAGGCAACACTTTTTGTCTGttcattaaaattgaattcCAGCATCACCACAAATGTAcccctttattttcttttatcaatgATGCTCGCAATGAACCAAGTTCAAATATGATGCAATTTCTGCTTAATCTAAACTGATATCTGATCACACGTCAGACaagtggcggggggggggggctcaagaGATCGACGGCCTATGAGTTTTTCTCCCTGTCAGTCATTTAACCTACATGAGGTGACGGTGGCAGCATgtcttcaaatatttcaactaaCATAAATAATACAACATTAGGACGATGTTAACTCGGCTTGATTAGTCGATTTAATTTTTCTTCAGACTGCAGTGCAGAATCTTTGTGTTCACCTCTGGTTTGCAGCGGTGTGAAGTGGGTGTACTACACAGTAATGGCATGCATAAATGAACCATCAGGTTTTTGTTGAAAGCAACCATGCCAGAATTGCCCCCCGTGGCTCCTGATTAGAATTGCTAATACCACTGAGCATAATTAGTGAACATTCTTGGATGTTGTATGTCAAGAAACCTTTGGCCCCTTTGAGTTCTAACCTCCATCTCTGGATTCTCTCTGTCTTAGGTGCCCCGTGCTACTCCAAACCCCCGTCTCTGCTGGGCCCGTACCCTCGCAACCCACCCTTTGACTACCCCTGGGGCTTCAACCCCTACCTCCCAGGGGCCTTCTCTCTCAATAACTGCCCCAAACTGCCCCCTGGCTCCCTCTACCCCTCCCAGTTTTACCCCAACCCTCTGCAGAGCAGCCTTTCACAGCTGCCTCACCCCTTCTCCTCCTTGCTCCCCCCTGGGGAGGCAGGTGGGGGTGAGCGGGGAGCGGCAGGGCAAACTGGAGGGACAAACGGCACAGCGGGTGGTCAGCCAGTCAGACTGTGCCTGCCACCCTACCCAGGGAGCCTGTCGATAGGTCGGACGGACATTGGCAACGGGCTGACACTGGGGGAAAGGCCGGAGGCCAATCCCCCAGGCACGGTGCTGAGTCTGGGGCTGGGAGCGGTCGGGCTGGGAGCCGGTACTGGGCCAGGCCGGCAGAGCcccacagagaggagagggggggtgaagCAGGACCCGGAGTCGGACTCGGACCTGGAGATCACAGACCTGAGCGACTGCAGCTCGGATAATGAGAACGAGCACGAATTTGGCACGGGGAAGGAATCCAGCCTGGCGAACCGAGCACAGATCCTGTTGGACGGGAAGAAAGGGAGCGCGCTGCCacccatctcctctctccccccgccaGTGTCACCGCATCCTCTGAAGAGCCTGATCCCCATCAGTCCTCCTCCGCCATCCCTGGCGCCGTCACTTTCCCCCGCCATGGCTCTGCATGAAAgacacagggagacagagactcTCAAATTGATACACAGCTAATACATTTTCTCCCGCGTCCGCCATCTTGCAAGTCTATGCTCTGATaactctcttcttctctcctttcatttctcCGAGAcactttttctgcttttcaaacGATCAACTCGCTGATCAGTCTTGATAGATACTTTTTCCAGGCAAGGCGGTTACGTTCTTTTCTTCCAAAATTTGCAGTTTCCCTGTTTGCTGTCTAAGTTTTCACTTGCCTACAGTCCATTACACTACCGACTTCTCCATCTCAGAGCATATGGGGCGTtcactcattttttaaatttttatctTGTCCTTTCTGCTTTGATCTCTCACACCGAATAATTGCCCCGTGGTTTGTAGACATGTTTACGTGTTGCGAGCGGTACTCTACAATTTGTTGTCCTCAGACAAGCCGTAATAGAAGGCAGTGAAATAGTAATACAACAGTGCGATGTCAACATCATCCATATACtaacaaaacaatacaacaaataATGCTCACATCGACCCAGTGTTACAGaaattgtaatgtaatatatatatatgtattacatATAAATCATTTTCGAGACATAGTCAAATACTGCCACCTAGTGTTTCGTTCAGTCAAGTCGCCCTCAGAGAGATTGTCTCATCTCAACAATCTTTTTCTTGAAAGTGCTGCCCCAAAGTTAATATtgcacttaattttttttttacatggtgTTGTTTCTTGCAGGTCAAttcacatgtttaaaaaaaaaatccatatttctaATAGTGCTAACTGTGATAGtctgtgaatatttattttgtcccGTGGTTCAAGTatttcctgcacattttttaaaagggaagaaaaagagagcaagGGGGAGCTGGGCCAATCTAGAGCTTTGTATTGatatttctgtgtatatattttaatatggtgtacattacatttaattattattcccTATGATAATATTTAGCTGTATTGTTGTGATTTAATTCAGTATTTAAACATGTTTGGAAAAATTATAAGCCTAGGTGTATCAAAGTTTAAATTATTAATGGCAGAAGCTCTGCACTCTGAAGGTGTTTTTCTATGATGAGGACAGAAGTCACACTGGGAATTGTCTCTGATTTTTCTCAACCCCAGTTAATTGTGCCCTTTGGTCATTTTTGCCAGATGCCCAACGTTACAAACCCTTTGGGTTCAACTATATGCCAGTAGACTTATTTTTATAGTTAGCATTCGCCCAGTGTAACTGTACTGTAATTAGTCAAATGTGAATAATACTGGTCTTtgcattttctttattaaatcCTCCCctgaaaatctgttttgattattttgcaaTCAATGCTTTTTGTCCATGCCAGCAGCGGGGCAATTCTGTTCGCTTGaggacgtgaaaaaaaaaaagaaaagaaaaatattcaaaaactgTTCATCGGTTTTTGACCAACACCCTTTATCTGGCCCAGTTCGTCAGCGCAGAGTGATCAATAACTCATATTGTACAGCTTCGTAGCCTTTATAGCCTATGGTTTGTCAAACAGTGGCAGTATATGATTAGTTGTGAAAGCTCTATTATAAAGTTAATGTAAAGCTCTATGTTTTGAGTTGCTACCGGAGAGGCGCCGTCACCTCCATGTGAAAGACACCAACCTGCAGCTGTAAATactgtttcctttgtgtgtgtatgtgtgtgtacacatccAAACAATGACAATGCAGTGGTTTTACCTGTCATCGCTCTGTTTTACTGTAAAGAGGAAAAAttgaaagtgcaaaaaaaaaagaagaaaaagattaatATCTTCAAAAGCAATAAACATTATTCTGGATAGTGGACTGTTTTTGACTGAGCTTGTTGAACTGATTATCTGTGTCACAGTGACAAATGTACGGTGACTTCCATTGAATTTCTTTCATGATCTTTGAACTTCACTGCAgcattttcatcacattttcagATACTGAGCCATTTACAGCAGTGTACACACATT
Encoded proteins:
- the erfl1 gene encoding ETS domain-containing transcription factor ERF-like isoform X1 — encoded protein: MHHPRPQGTCSHFTVAVNMIKANDACVQSDTGTSTSSPLPSLPPGSEQEPQTQPTPESRPRDSDRASASGASLRRRRRGGSRCCGGMDCNCVSDLLLPPVPALWTPGFAFPDWAYKPESSPGSRQIQLWHFILELLQKEEYQGVIAWQGDYGEFVIKDPDEVARLWGIRKCKPHMNYDKLSRALRYYYNKRILHKTKGKRFTYKFNFSKVVLVNYPILDMANSPFFLAQNHFNGNSATPDCTPEAIQSLFPRLPDSGRGTSLFDRGTTAPGPEGDKLRLDTFPFLSSGAPCYSKPPSLLGPYPRNPPFDYPWGFNPYLPGAFSLNNCPKLPPGSLYPSQFYPNPLQSSLSQLPHPFSSLLPPGEAGGGERGAAGQTGGTNGTAGGQPVRLCLPPYPGSLSIGRTDIGNGLTLGERPEANPPGTVLSLGLGAVGLGAGTGPGRQSPTERRGGVKQDPESDSDLEITDLSDCSSDNENEHEFGTGKESSLANRAQILLDGKKGSALPPISSLPPPVSPHPLKSLIPISPPPPSLAPSLSPAMALHERHRETETLKLIHS
- the erfl1 gene encoding ETS domain-containing transcription factor ERF-like isoform X2, with translation MDCNCVSDLLLPPVPALWTPGFAFPDWAYKPESSPGSRQIQLWHFILELLQKEEYQGVIAWQGDYGEFVIKDPDEVARLWGIRKCKPHMNYDKLSRALRYYYNKRILHKTKGKRFTYKFNFSKVVLVNYPILDMANSPFFLAQNHFNGNSATPDCTPEAIQSLFPRLPDSGRGTSLFDRGTTAPGPEGDKLRLDTFPFLSSGAPCYSKPPSLLGPYPRNPPFDYPWGFNPYLPGAFSLNNCPKLPPGSLYPSQFYPNPLQSSLSQLPHPFSSLLPPGEAGGGERGAAGQTGGTNGTAGGQPVRLCLPPYPGSLSIGRTDIGNGLTLGERPEANPPGTVLSLGLGAVGLGAGTGPGRQSPTERRGGVKQDPESDSDLEITDLSDCSSDNENEHEFGTGKESSLANRAQILLDGKKGSALPPISSLPPPVSPHPLKSLIPISPPPPSLAPSLSPAMALHERHRETETLKLIHS